CATCATATTTATCACCCATCGGATATGCTCCTGTTTCTGGGTCAATAGCACCCATTTCAGTAATAATACGCTCACGTATTTTCGTGATATAATCAATCATATCAGAAGATTCTGTTTTAACCTTACGAGCCTTTTCTAATATAGCTAAGTCTCTAGGGTTACTACCAGATTCCTCTATTTGGTCTTGCATAGACTTAATGATTTTGTCATTGGTATCTCTACCAACTTTTTTAGCACTTTGAAGACTATCATCTATAAAATAGAATTTTTCAAGTACTTCGTTTTGAACCTGTAAGGCAAGAAGGGCTGTCAGTACAAGGTACATCATACCAATCATCCGTTGCCTTGGAGTTTCTTTTCCTCCTCCTCCCATAGTTTTTTATAGGTTATTGGTTAGTAATATATTTTAAAATTAAAGAATGAAATATAATTTCAGTATTCATATACTAGAAATTAGCCTTTCATTGCAGTAAGCATATTGCCATATACCTTGTTAAGGGTAGTAATGTTAGTCGTAAGTTTAGACATTTGCTCTTTGAATACTTGAGATTCTTTGCTTGCATCTGCCATGCTTTCCATAGCTTGAGTAAGGTTGCTATAGAATTTGTTCATTGCCTTCAAGTGGCTATTAGCATCTTTCAACTCCATTTCATACACAGCATTCAAACCAGCAAGGTTTTTAGTGATTGCTTGTACTTGAACGTGATATTCTTTTGCATCTTTCGCTGCGTTAGACATTTCGCCCATTGCAGATACAGTAGAAGAATAAGCTGAGTTAAGGCTAGTAAGTGATTTAGAAGCCTGCTTCAAGTTGTTAGAATAATCGTTAGTAGAGTTTACAGCCTCTGTAATGCTCTTCATACGAGTAGCTGTGTCATTCAAAGACTGAATGCCTTGACCGAAACGCTTGAAAGAATCAGCAGAAAGATTTGCTTCTCCTAACATTTTGTCAAGACCTACTAAAGCAGCGCTATCTTTTCCGTCGTCCTTCTTAGCAACTACTGCCTTTACATTAGCATCTACCAAACCTGGGTAAACACGTTCCCACTCATAGTGAGGGTCTGCAGGAGGAGATGGTTCAAAAAGACCAAACAAGAAGATAACTGCTTCTGTTGAAAGACCGACGATAAGCATAAAACTTGCGCCTGGCCAGTGCATGATTTTAAATAAAGCACCCAATACAACAACAGCAGCACCAACACTGGTTGCCTTAGGGATTATTGTACGATAAAAACGTTGGAGTCCTGTTTCTTGACGAGCCATAATTTAACGATTGATTAGAGTTGAAATTGAATTTATTAAAAAGATGTTTGAAATTTCAATAAATAAATATACACAAATAGATTTAGATAAAAAAAGTTTATTTGAGTGTTTCTTTACAAATAAAGCTACTATTGAGCTATTTTTGTTTTGGATAACAAACAAGCAATTTTATATCATTGCCATTGTTGTATGTTTTGTTTGTATCCAAACTATTGATAGATAAGAGTTTAATTATAGTTTAAGTAAAAAAAACGATAAACAAACAATTATTTTATAGTTTGAATAGCCTAAATAAGTCATTTATTTGGAATGTTCCAAAGATTTTAAAAAAAAAATGACTTTATATTGGCTTATTTAGAATAATTCATA
This sequence is a window from Bernardetia sp.. Protein-coding genes within it:
- the gldL gene encoding gliding motility protein GldL; translation: MARQETGLQRFYRTIIPKATSVGAAVVVLGALFKIMHWPGASFMLIVGLSTEAVIFLFGLFEPSPPADPHYEWERVYPGLVDANVKAVVAKKDDGKDSAALVGLDKMLGEANLSADSFKRFGQGIQSLNDTATRMKSITEAVNSTNDYSNNLKQASKSLTSLNSAYSSTVSAMGEMSNAAKDAKEYHVQVQAITKNLAGLNAVYEMELKDANSHLKAMNKFYSNLTQAMESMADASKESQVFKEQMSKLTTNITTLNKVYGNMLTAMKG